A stretch of Sphingomonas sp. G-3-2-10 DNA encodes these proteins:
- a CDS encoding DUF2490 domain-containing protein produces MRSIYLGLPLILAPLPALAQQTDEQLWFQTNGSFTIGSDEKVTLEGIIRFGDAAEGLNHAEAGILYTHTLSSGIELSFGYRHVEDWNKGVTLPNEERLRQMVMVPLGSGFNARLRFEQRFNNTAPEIGFRVRPRLGFETPLSKGGLKLFATQEHYINFNDTDYGQRRGYERMRNAVGLSVPLGGQLRGEIGYLNQYRFGRGGRSDQMDHALTLTLNFNAGDISGIGD; encoded by the coding sequence TTGCGCAGCATCTATCTTGGCTTACCCCTGATCCTCGCTCCCCTGCCCGCGCTTGCGCAGCAGACCGACGAGCAGCTCTGGTTCCAGACCAACGGATCCTTCACCATCGGCAGCGACGAGAAGGTGACGCTGGAGGGTATCATCCGTTTCGGCGACGCGGCCGAAGGGCTGAACCATGCCGAGGCCGGCATCCTCTACACCCACACGCTTTCGAGCGGGATCGAACTGAGCTTCGGCTATCGCCATGTCGAGGACTGGAACAAGGGCGTGACGCTGCCAAATGAGGAGCGGCTGCGCCAGATGGTGATGGTGCCGCTGGGCAGCGGCTTCAACGCCCGGCTGCGCTTCGAACAGCGCTTCAACAACACCGCGCCGGAGATCGGTTTCCGCGTGCGACCGCGGTTGGGCTTCGAGACGCCGCTGAGCAAAGGCGGGCTGAAGCTGTTCGCCACGCAGGAACATTATATCAACTTCAACGACACCGATTACGGCCAACGGCGCGGATATGAGCGGATGCGCAACGCGGTGGGCCTGTCGGTGCCGCTGGGCGGCCAGTTGCGCGGCGAGATCGGCTATCTCAACCAGTATCGCTTCGGCCGGGGCGGCCGCAGCGACCAGATGGACCATGCGCTGACGCTGACGCTGAACTTCAACGCCGGCGATATTTCCGGGATCGGCGACTGA